The Ciona intestinalis chromosome 11, KH, whole genome shotgun sequence genome has a segment encoding these proteins:
- the LOC100184209 gene encoding phytanoyl-CoA dioxygenase, translated as MEKRKVQNNDHEVEHKKAKGEDPFAYLHAEQKPMPAVYTEKPVQPKEKKIGQLTQKQVDQYFENGFLVVKDFFPANRLNVVRDGVDKLVDKLAKKLYDAGKIKNMHEDKDFFTRLTHLEKEFKGIAILLHKQGILPKEFQDLWSDERLLNVVEQLVGPDIAGHPVWNLRTKTPHNEQTTVPWHQDNAYLEPCSLECLQLTAWIPMVDANMVNGCMQVASGGHKAGKTLKHTCCAGGTWYVEMQEKDLDQLGLEKKDIVTCEVPYGGVLFLNNAIPHQSLENRSEIIRWSLDLRWHDPKKPNGFYGLKNSVLMRKADDPDYKIDWSEMSGVDRTKLQMESLKEDNDDFTTEVAGPWMKRWDIVHHNRHTEMLNLKDNSTGWHKA; from the coding sequence CATGAAGTAGAACATAAGAAAGCAAAAGGCGAGGACCCGTTTGCGTATTTGCATGCGGAACAAAAACCAATGCCCGCGGTTTATACAGAAAAGCCCGTTCAGCcgaaagaaaagaaaattggACAGCTTACCCAAAAGCAAGTGGATCAGTACTTTGAAAATGGATTTTTGGTGGTCAAGGATTTTTTCCCGGCAAACCGCTTGAACGTTGTAAGAGACGGGGTTGACAAGCTTGTTGATAAATTGGCCAAAAAATTGTATGATGCagggaaaattaaaaatatgcacGAAGACAAGGATTTCTTTACTAGACTGACCCACCTTGAAAAGGAATTTAAAGGAATTGCTATTCTATTACATAAGCAGGGAATATTGCCAAAGGAATTTCAGGATTTGTGGAGTGATGAGAGATTGCTGAATGTAGTTGAGCAGTTGGTAGGACCAGATATAGCAGGACACCCAGTATGGAACTTGAGAACAAAGACACCACATAATGAGCAAACAACAGTCCCATGGCATCAGGACAATGCTTACCTTGAACCATGTAGCTTAGAATGCCTTCAGTTAACTGCATGGATTCCAATGGTAGATGCAAACATGGTAAATGGCTGCATGCAAGTTGCATCTGGGGGGCATAAAGCAGGTAAAACACTAAAACATACTTGTTGTGCAGGGGGCACTTGGTATGTGGAAATGCAGGAAAAAGATCTTGATCAGTTGGGTCTCGAAAAGAAAGATATTGTTACGTGTGAAGTCCCATATGGTGGGGTGTTGTTTCTAAACAATGCAATCCCGCACCAGAGTCTGGAAAACCGCTCTGAAATTATTAGATGGAGTTTGGATCTGAGGTGGCATGACCCAAAAAAGCCTAATGGTTTTTATGGCTTGAAAAATAGTGTGTTGATGCGTAAAGCAGATGATCCTGATTATAAGATTGACTGGAGTGAAATGTCAGGAGTAGATAGGACAAAACTACAGATGGAAAGTCTCAAAGAAGACAATGATGATTTTACAACTGAAGTTGCAGGACCATGGATGAAACGTTGGGACATCGTGCACCACAACAGACATACAGAAATGTTGAACCTGAAGGACAATTCAACAGGTTGGCACAAGGCTTGA